The Gasterosteus aculeatus chromosome 18, fGasAcu3.hap1.1, whole genome shotgun sequence genome segment ACTATAAGGTAAAAGATGGAGAGTTTATTTCAGGAGATGTGCATTATCTCACAGGAATATACAATGTTGTGTTATATGGGGAATGATGCAGTTCCTTCTCTAAACTCAAACAAATGTCTGCACCAAATAGCGATCACATGAATGTAATTAATTGAACTACAGGAAATTGAGCATCTGTCCTTTCCTGAAGCGACTCATATAAGGTTCTACTTCTGTTTTAATTCATAGTTACTGACGGGCCTATTGAGGGAGTAAAACTTAACACATCttaaaattcaaaatgtttatgaatgaatgaatgaatatttatgaattatgtttatGAAACACAATCATTTCAAGCAATACAAAGATGGATATAAGAGGAAATAGTCCTAAAAAACCTCCTTCCTTTTAAAGGAACCCGCCTGCTTTTGTCTGCTGAAGCCGGACGTTGTGTCTCTGGTATCTGAGGGTCTCTGGTGTTCCACAGGGCTCGATCCGAGGCCCTCCGTCGTTTACAGCCCCTTGGGTCATATTCTCCTGAAGCAAAGAACCTGCACTCATCTATATGTTGCACTACAGGTCCTGTAATAATAGTGGACTGcttatcaaatatatttttttctttttatttggttACAGGAGAAAACAAACTCAAGAGAAGCACGGCACCTCCTCCAAACACAAAATAAGCCCTTTCATATGGAAATAGACTAATTGATTTCCTAAAATCCACATTAAAGCCGTGTATAATTGTGCTCGCTGTTTTAGAGCAATTAAAGCAGAATTTTCCCAACAGTTAATGACTATTATGGGATTTGCGTAATTGAGGCTCAGGTTGAATAGGCTCTGGGTTTTTTGGAATGATTCTGCTCAGAAATCCACCGCAGGGTTTTAACACGCGGTCGACATGCGAGTGAGTCTCTGCCCATGACCCTCATGTTGTCACAATACACCACATTCGATCCATTCAAGTTTGTGACAACCTCGATCCGCTCCCTCATGTATCAAAACACCAGTTGCGTCCTTCAAGGCCCCCGTGTGGGTGGCGGAAACTCAACATAACATAAACATAATAGTAACATAAAAGTAATACAATTGTTATGTTTTTAACTTCTGAACGTGTCTTGATCACTGCATCACGGTGCAAAAGTTCCTACACAACTACTTCACTCGTTAAAACTCCTTAAAACCCACGCACCGCACACAGGAAGTGGCCGTTGCCATAGCGACGTCACCCGTTACTTTGCCGACTGGCGCTCTGAAGCCTCGAGGTCATCGTCCGTTCAAGTTTTTAGACACTTGTGCATTTGTGTTCTGTTGCGATTCCATGAAATGGAGCGGATGACCTGGTCCGCGTGGTGGCTCTGGGGGGTCCGACGTGAGCCGACTGTGGCCCCTCTGACCTGAGAATCATCTCCTGtcggagagcaggaggagcagagacggTTACTGATGGTGTTTTGTGACCTCTCGTCTCTCTGCAGCGTCTACGGCTGCCCGCTGGCCAAGAAGAGGAAAGCTCTGGAGAAACAACCGCTGGAGCCGGCTGCCAAGAGGAGGCCCTTCCTCACGCCCTGcaacgggggggaggaggacgccgGCGCCTACGCCCGGTACCAGAACCGAGCCCTCGCGGAAGGGAAGGAGCAGGGTGAGGtagtggaggaggacgaggaggaagaggaggcggagagagaaggagatgaagacgTGGAGGACGAGTTCTCGGAGGACaacgaggagcaggaggaagaggaggaggatgaagaggaggaggtagaggtgGGGAGAGCGGGTGCGACAATGGGAGGAGAgcgggcggaggaagaagaggaggaggaggaagaggaggaggggatgtacgaggaggaggaagaagtggaggatggtgatgatgaggaggatgagggagaggaagatgaggaggaggatgaggaggagccaCGTCGTCAGCATGGTGAGTTTCCTGATTCTTTCTTTGTTCCCAAACGCATTTGAAAAGTGTTTTGATCCGAACTAACTGTTCATAGTAAAACTGAACTGAGTCACaataattaataatgataaatTACTGCTGGAAGACCGGCTGTCCTCGTGTCCTTTGACACGAAGTCCAACAAGACAAATTAAAATCTGCATGAGAACAGTAAAattatatatgtttttaaaaaagcaactaaaatatttaaaacaataaataggATCTAAAAATATGAAAACCAAATTATGACTCATTTTTTCCATTCTTCcatatttaaaaacagaagaaataagATAATATAACTGCAGATAATGTGACTTACAGGGaggtgtcatttgtgtttttattttagaactgagtcaaaactatattcaacccaaaacttattttttattttgaacacattgttgtatttttcaatgttaatcttttaggttcacatttgtttttttaatgatcatGACCCATAGAAAGTCAAGTAGGAGACTTATTCATGGTGGACAGTTAAATCATCTACGTGACTGTGCGTCAGTCTCTTTATAACACAAAGAGGGCTCGGATGCAGTGGATGGGCCCATTGATCAGTCCTCTTGGGACAGCGTCCTCTGGGTCTGCAGAGTCCCAGAACCAGATGGACGGGGCTTCTCTGGGACCGATGTCCCGTCCTGCATCGTCCTCTGAACCTGCAGTGGGAGAAGAGGAAGTGATGAGAGCTGCTGAGACGAGTCTGCGGTAGACcagatgctctctctctctcccgacacgtccccccccccctcctgtcctcAATCGCTTCTGACAGCGCTTCACGAATAATCGGGAGAGGAGCTGTGCTGAGTTATTaactccccccctcctcgtGTCACATGCGCTCGCCTCGGCTTCTCCTCCTGAGAATATTTATGGCTCCCCGAATCGGAGCACCTCACCCGCCTCCCTTTTCAATTTCTCTGCTCTCACTCGCGTCTCTGTCCCCAAAATCCACAGCGAGGCTTAGCGGGGAGAGCGGCTCTgggttgtgtgttttatgtgagtAAATAGTGGATCATAATTGGGAGGGATGCTGCTAATGTATTCAGGAGAATATGAGAAGAAACGGGGCTCATCAGCACCACTGAGTTTATTATAGGCTGTAAAAAGCTTCCTTTCCTTTTCATCTGCAGGATTATTATTCTGTAAATGAACAGATGGTTATAATATCTACCAAATTAATcaatttcctcttttgtttttgacCAATTACCTTGTTTATGTAGTTTGTGGCGCAGAATACCGGGCTGTGAGACGTTCTTGTATCTGGATGTCTGAgaggtttctttctctctttcccccgACGGCAGAGAACCACTACAAACCCGCGGGACAATCAAAGCTGCTTCTCATTCAGaaggacgacaacaacaaccacagctGCACCATCGGCGGCGGCAACGCCCCCGGGGAGGATTACGAGAACTACGACGAGCTGGTCGCCAAGTCGCTGCTCAACCTGGGGAAGATCGCGGAAGACGCCGCCTACCAGGCCCTGACCGAGTCCGAGATGAACAGCAACTCCTCCAACAGCGgcggggaggacgaggacgacgaggagtACGACGCCGGCGGCCGCGGCGGCCGCAAGGGCGAGCTGAGCGTGGACTTGGACAGCGACGTGGTCCGGGAGACGGTGGACTCCCTCAAGCTGCTGGCGCAGGGACACGGCGCCATGCTGCCCGAGGACGGCTACCCGGACGGCGGCATGCTGGGCGACGCGGGCCACCACGCCAACGGGAGGCCCGGCGTCGGGGTGAGGGTTCAGGCGGacgagagcgaggaggaggtgtgCCTCAGCAGCCTGGAGTGTCTGAGGAACCAGTGCTTCGATCTGGCCCGGAAGCTGAGCGAGACGCAGGCGTGCGACCGCCCGGCCCTCCACGCGCTGCACCACCAGCTCCAGTTGCCGGCGGACCACCAGGTGGTGCATCACCTGAACAGGTTCGTCATCTCCGAAAGAGCCTTTTGATCGTGTTGTTGCTTGTTCCACCTACTCGTATTTCCGCCTACTTTTGTGTCCTATGAAAGGCTCTGCAGGTAGATTAAAGCCTTATTTATGCTTATGACCCACATTAGCGTAATTACCGGCGACTTCTCTGTGGCTCCATGGGTCGGCTTTGAAGTGAGGCAAAGGTGCTGTGTGAGATGAAAGGGAAACGTGCAGAACGGCGGAAAACAACAGGTTGTTAGTTGTTGTATCATTGGGAGCCCTCATACAAACATCAGATCTCATGGAGACGAAGCCCTCCATCGACCTTAAACGGGCTCCTGCTCTTAAAGCTACATCCTCGCCACTGGCCGTAGATAGAAGTCTATGACGGGACTTATCAAAATATACTCTCTGAAGCGTCAGACCTGGCCCAAgggtttattgttttaaagGAACAAAAGAAGTTAAGGATTACGAGCTTCATTGCGTATTGACATTGGCAGTCATTCCAGACTCCGCACCAGATGGTCGAACTTCTAGATCCAAACAGTGTGCCTGAGGCGTCCCGGCATTCCAGTGATCCGTCACTCACTGGCGGCCATTTCTGGTCCCACCGTCGGCTCAGGTACGACAGCTGCCAGCAGAGCGCCCAGGAGGAGCACCGGTCCCTGGAGCGCAGCTACTCCGACATGGTGAACCTGatgaagctggaggagcagctgagtcCGGGGTCCAGAGGGTATCCGACCAGCTGCAGCCAGGAGGGCGACGAGGACACCACGTCGGTGGCCTCCGACCGCTCGGACGAGACCTTCGACATGGCCAAGGGAAACCTGTCGCTGCTGGAGAAGGCCATCGCCCTGGAGTCGGAGAGGGCGAAGGTCATGAGGGACCGCATCGCCTCGGAGCACTCGCTGCCCCGTcgggaccaccaccaccaccaccaccaccgaggCCACGGCGAGCACAGCTCGCGGCTGAGCTGCGCCGGAGAGGAGCGCAAGTCCAGGATGCACCACGACGGGTTGAAGAGGGCGTTCTACCCGAAAGGTAACGAAGGGAACATCTCGCTATGCCACGTTTCCATGTCTGTGCACAGGTTTGTTGctggggagtttttcctccGTCGCGTCGTCACCCAGTTGGTCCCACCTCAGATGTTTTACAtcagagaaagaaaagccttttttcttcCACGCCAGGACTATTTTTATCAGGGCTTCCAGAGGCAGATTTAGTTCAGCCAGTCAGTCGGTGAGTGTAACTCCGCAGCATCACAAGACTTTGTTTCTGTACCGTGTCCAAAGTCATCGTCCCATCATGTTCCCTCTCCAAATTCTGCCAATTTGCCAATGTGACCTGAATCTGCTTTTTTCCTCCAAAGATCTGACTTCAAGTCAGCGAGGAGGACGTTTATCTCGTCTTATTGTAAccctcaaaaaaacacacaactgtaactttaatgccCCCATCTGCCCCCGATTGGACCATTCCTGACCCTTAAAACCTGTTGTGTTAATTCCGAAATTTTGAACATGGGCTCCGATGAGATAATGGGCCTGGTTTTCAACAGCaacacagttttcttttttcccccgcaGATGCTCAGTTTTCCTCTGACAGCAGCTTATGTTGTTAAAATAGGCCGTTGTGGGAACATCAGACGGCCGGCTTGTCAGGCATGAGTAATGGCAATCTGCGTGGCCCGTTAGGAGAGCAAATCCATCCGTGTGACGCTCTCTTCGGCCTATTTCTCTAAATCCACTCAAATGCGCCTCCCTCCCGGCGGCGTTGCAGTCGCCGCTGTGCGGTTATCAGCCTCGCATCGGCTCCAAACGCTTCGGTACCACAGAGGAAGTTCTTCTTTAGTCCAAAACTTCCATTACGATCAACACTCCCATCGGGGACGTCACGCTCCTCTCCGGTGCCAATTCGCCGGCCCAATCGACCCAAATCTGCACCGTGAATCTGTTCCGCTGACTTTTGCAGTGGTTCCCAATCTGGGGGGCGCGCCCTCTAGGGGAGGCGCAGTGGAATTACATGGACGCAACTTCATCACCACAAcgataaaacaatacaaaacaaaatgataataaataccAGTGTTGTGGTGAAGATAAGGGCACTACATCATATGGTACCTCATGTCCTAATGATGtaaagacagagaaaaagaaaaagatacatTTACGACTGGTGAAAAGTGTAAATCCGAGTCTCACCATCACAACAACAGAAGGTAAAAGTGTGAAACTACGAGGAGGCACATCTGTCCCCCGGGCTTCACAGGCAGAGTGTCTTCCAGCCTGCGGACTCATCTcacgtctctctgtcctctccagACTCTTCCCGAGGGGACAAGAAGGAGAGCAAGTGTCCGACGCCGGGCTGCGACGGCACCGGCCACGTGACGGGTCTCTACCCGCACCACCGCAGCCTGTCCGGGTGTCCCCACAAAGACCGGGTCCCTCCTGAGAGTAGGTCCCTCTGCCCGGaggtctcacacacagcttcaaACAGAGACCACGATGAGCGTCTTTAGTCCAACGGAAACAAGTGACCTCCGACCTTTTAAAGCCATCATAAAGACCATATGTGCATTCCTTTGGTCTGTTAGGCTCCTCCCAAACTAAATAATCAAAATGCCATCCCATAATGTTCAATGAAGGCTCAATCAGGCTGTTCACTTATTATTGAGCTTATTGACGTTTCATTTGAACACAACCACATTGTTTTGCCTCTGAGAAATGTTGCTGAAAGCTAAAACCATCATCGATTAAAACTGATCTGTTGTGTCTTCTGTTCTAAAACTGAACTGATTCCCGTACGAGCAGCGTCACGTCTGCGACACATTTATCATCCAAACCTTCACCTCCTGACTTTGTATCTTCTGGACACAATGGAGAGTCTGACATTATTGCATCAAACGACATGTTGGATGGATTGTGTAGCGGCGAAACATTGGACATGCATGACTccacatctgtgtttttttgataAATACTTTCTGTTTGACTTGCTGAAAGCTGAGCGCAGGATTTAGAAGTTTGTTATGAATCAGAATATAATTTGCAATCGTGTGACAAAATGCTCTTTAAGTTTTcactttcctttcctccctcctcatcacaCCCGCCTGATGTCTGGTTTCCGTTCATGACGTGCATGAAGAAATCAGTTTGATGCACCAGCTGCTAAATAACAAATGCATGAGAAAACCTCCGAAGCTGCTTTAATCCCGCTCACTAAATGTGTCGTTAGATCAGGTGAAACGTGAGGAACACAACAAAAGGATATTTAAATACCTTTTAGTTTTTTGGTATTTTGGGCTGTATTTTCGCCTCTTGTCTCATTTATCTGTAGTAACTATCATATATAATATCTCTGAGCCCAAATAATACAAGCTAGATTTCTCAGAAGCTCAATATTAAAACCACAATGATAATAATCGCCAGCGGGAAAagacctccgcccccccccccccggtgcttgCGCTGCACTGGTGTACCTGGCGGAGGTCGCATGTCCTCTCCCGCCGGCGTCGGCCATCGTCACGCCGCCCGCCTGCATGCCGAGCCGCCGCAGTAACTCTCCTGTCTGCTCCTAACCCTCGCTGTCTTTCTCACCTTCTCCTGTCTGTCAAAGTCCTTGCCATGTATGAGAATGTTTTAAAGTGCCCCACTCCCGGCTGCTCTGGACGGGGTCATGTCAATAGCAACCGGAACTCGCACCGCAGGTGAGTGACAGCGGCcgtcggcccgcgggccgcagGGCCCAAGAAACAAACATGGCCGACACGTGAATGTGGAACGTTTACCGCGCGAAAGGCTTGAAGTGTGCGCGCTTTTCTGATTGGTagacacacacttcctgtttacttTAATCCAGAAAGTGGAATAAGGCTTTAAGGCTGCGAATGACGcagggttttattttttcaggtcAGGTCGGATGTTACGAGCCGCTCTCGTTTTACACACAACCCTGAAACACAAGATCTTCTTTTACCCCTCCAGTGTTGCTGTTTTTGTCCCTAAGAGAGCGTTTGGTCTCCTGATACCAGGGAATTACCACATTTCCTCTCGCATGAAATGATCTCTGTGGCTGCAAAATTCCCAGGCTCAGGATGTGGTGGAAAAGAAGGGggctttaatttaaatgtttgagCTTAAGGTGCGTCACATCAGGCAGACcatcacacacgcgcacacacacacacacacacacacacactttgaattATGTAAAGTGATTAGGATTCACACTCTTCTCCTCACACATACATAGAGCCTGAaaccacagacacagatttatgcacacacacttgcacacactcacacgcagacagacttgcacacacacacacacacacacacacacacacacacaaaggatcTCACAGACAGCCGCACACGTGCAGACAGAGAagctcacgcgcacacacacacacacacacacacacacacacacacgcacacacacacactggctcagACGTGGCCGCGGGGTGTGTTATGTAGCACAGCTCCGCTGGGAAAGGAAACAAAGCGCTAGCTAGTTAGCGTAGCCACCGTTAGCTAGCGGCTCACACAGCTTTCATGTCTGgcagttgccatggaaacgccTTCATAGCAGCAGCATCTGCCGTGCTGGTCTGTCACACAATGCTCACACGCTCCTATCAaccttaaagtgtgtgtgtgtgtgtgtgtgtgtgcgtgcgtgagtgagCTTTCATTCCTCTCGTGTATCAAGTGATTGGGAATCGCCCGGAGTgacagacggagggagaagTTTTAGTTTTAAATACAAGCCGTTTCTCTTTTAGTCCAAAACTcacggcagaaaaaaaaagaccttaGAGGCTCGTCAGAGACTTCGTTTGGGAAGAAACGGGTTTGTTTGGAGGTCAAAATGCGTTTAGGAGCTAAAGCGACAGCTGCGCGCGAGCTGACTGCTTCTATCTTTACTTCCTTTTATTTGGGATGAAGGGATGCAGGACTTCTGATCAGTCGGTAACCAGTCACCAAGCTGTCGCATAGTTAGTAGAGAGTCACCACACCAGTAAGTCATTGGAACCAGTCAGTGAATCCAGTGAGTCCGAGGTGAACTGGTCAATAGTCAATTCATCAAAGTCAGAAACCCTCAGTCTCTAAACCAGTCAGTCAGTAAACCAGTCCGTCAGTGAGTTGAGTCACAAACCAGCCAGTAAACCAGCAGCGCAGTCATCACAAAGTCAACCTCAACTCACAATTCATTCTGAACCTCTCTTCAGCcagatgctgtgtgtgtctgtgtggaccgTACAGTGTATGTAATCAGGCCGTGtgctgtctccctccctccctccctccctccctccttccgtcCTCCAGTCTGTCCGGCTGCCCCATCGCTGCAGCAGACAAGATGTCGAAGGTCCACGAGAAAAGCATCCCGACTGAGAGCGGCAGTAAGACCAATCAGACGTCAGACCGCGTGCTCAGGTACGGCCCACTCGAGTCAGAGCGACGATAAGGCGACGTGTTTTAGTGACAGCGACGTGCGTCAAATCCAAAAGTTATCCTGCCGACGCAAAGCCGACTGTATCTGGTTCTTTGCTGTTTGGGTTTTGgttcacttttattattatattattatttgctGTACAATTACATTCACCATCTAGTTTTAGATCAGGGAGGCCGTATCGTGCAAAGAATTTAACTCTGTGTCCAAAAAAAGCCTcttaaaaagtaaaacacaaaccaacaatgTTTTGGTGAACGTCTTAAGAAGACCTTTCTGTGCGTCTCTTAGATGATGGATGGTGCATTAAGCAGAAACCATTAAGCCTAAACCAGTAACCGTACTCAACAGTGTTAGTAAGGACACCAAATGATGGAATTGTCGCAGTGGGAAGCTGCTGCAGATCATTCAAACTTTATTTAActgaacagaaacaaagaaaaataaacagcttTGGGAAATATCGTCGCATGCGTGAAAGAAACCCTCTTCTCACATCACAACTCAAGGATGCCAAAGGGTCACCTATTTGTATTAATGTCATACAAAGCagacattttaaacaaagagaaaggaaCAGCGTGCTAACGTCTCCCTCCTGAAGCAGTTTGCTTTCTCAtgcaaaacaatacattttaattggGGAAGCCCACTGGTGAAGATGCAGACATAATGAACACAGCGTCTAATCTGTCTTTGCTTTTGGGAAACGTTGATTATATTCACGCTCATTGCTTAAATGAAAGAGAAGCCAAATGGTAgagtgtaacccccccccccctcgcccccctcttCAGGCCGATGTGCTTCGTCAAGCAGCTGGAGATCCCTCAGTACGGCTACAAGAACAACGTCCCCACCAGCACGCCGCGCTCCAACCTGGCCAAAGAGCTGGAGAAATACTCCAAGACCAGCTACGACTACGGCGGCTACGACGGGCAGCACGGCGGCGGCTACGGGAAGCGAGGCCTCGCCACCAAGCTCCCCCACGGCCGGGACACCTCCCCCAAAGGATACGACGGTGAGTTACGCCGTCTCCTTTGTTTACggaaaaaggagaggaggaagtgtgGTGGGTTCGTCTCTTTTACGTCACGGCGCGCCGGCGCCGCTTCCGCAGCACAATGGTGGAATGTAAATCAGCTAGGGGAAGAATGACGAGTGGTGATGAGAGGAAGCAGGTGTGGTTCAGTCTTTACTCACATGCCAAATGATCCACCTCCtgcaaacacataaatacatcttATTTTAATCAGCGTTCCCAGTTTCGTACACTCTCGAGGAGAAATGAGGAGAAAGAAACAGATTTGCACTCAGTCCTGTAAGGGAAGCAAACCTGCAGTGATTCCCACTATGGAGgattccttttctcttttcccgtTGCAGGGAGAACATTTTGTACTTGACAACAAAAGCTtgatacacacagacagacacacacagacagacacacactcacacatgctctGTATAGTCAGTGCATTCTCTTTGTTAGAGCGCTGAAAAAACGACGGTGTTTTCCGCCTCTCCACATGGAGGGGAGATAAAAAGAAGAGAGGCGAGTTATGGAAATGCCGAGCCAAGAGGCTTTTTGGACGGAGGTGatgtggagggaggaggtgcagatggagggaggaggtgcagaTGGAGGGATTGTGAAGCGGGACGGAGATAATGGAGGCGAGTTTCTTGGCTGGGAGCCATTAGCGAGACgcaggaaagagagggaggtttTTTAGACGAGGTGTCTCCCCCCTGATATCACCCCTCCTCTCCAgcatcctttcctccctcctatCCAGCATCCTTCCCTGCCTCCTCTCCAGCATCCTTCCCTGCCTCCTCTCCAGCATCCTTCCCTGCCTCCTCTCCAgcatccttccctccctcctctccagcatccttccctccctcctctccagcatcctttcctccctcctctccagcatccttccctccctcctctccagcatcctttcctccctcctctccagcatccttccctccctcctctccagcatcctttcctccctcctctccagcatccttccctccctcctctccagcatcctttcctccctcctctccagcatcCTTTCCTCCATGACCTTCACCCTGCCCCACAGCTGACTATTCCTTCCtccttgtgttttattgtgttcttctacgtttattttcttttagttgAGACTTAAATATACTTCACGTAGTGTCAATAAACAGTCAAGAATTTCCCTTCAAAAGTGGTCCTTGTAGTTTGTGGGTTGGGAGGAAGTGGAGGTTTGTGGGGAACTATTTGCTGCAGCGGATGAATCCACATTTGGTGCTCATGTATTTCTGCAGTTCGGTTAAACAGACAAAGTTAGACCTgctccttttttacattttgtgccAATCTGCAACTCAAAAGTAAGTTTTATGATTGTTGTTCACTTTGCAGAATGAATACGCTTACATGCACcaaatatgaaatataaagTTAAAGAGGATCGCTGATAATATGTTTGTATATTGATAACTGATAATTAGTTGGATATAATGATGCTATAACCTGAACTCTAGAAACAACTCTTTCAGACACAATACGTTGATTTTACGAACCATGATGTCATATaaacatataacatatataataataatttcataaTAGAggaacacaggtgtgtgtgtgtaaatgtgtccgGTAAGGATAATAAAACTTGATGACTGTTTATTTGGTTCCTGATGAACATCACAACATAAATATCACCGTCTCTGTTTCCCTTcatctatttttatttcttatttataaATGAAACTCCTCGTTTTGGACGATTTCTGATCCATCTGCTGCAGTTTGGATGAACGCCAGCGGCAATCTAACAAATCAACcctctgcgtgtctgtgtgtgcgtctgtgtgtgtgcgtctgtgtgtgtgtgtctatgtgtcggtgtgtgtgtgtgtgtgtgcacatttctgtgtgtgtgactgtgtgcgtgtgtctgtgtgtgtgtgtgtgcatgtgtctgtgtgtgtgcacatttctgtgtgtgtgtctgtgtgtgtgtgtgtgtgtgtgcatgtgtctgtgtgtgtgcacatttctgtgtgtgcgtgtgt includes the following:
- the myt1la gene encoding myelin transcription factor 1-like, a isoform X13; protein product: MEVNAARKRHRTRSKGVRAAVEAATQELFSCPTPGCDGGGHVSGKYARHRSVYGCPLAKKRKALEKQPLEPAAKRRPFLTPCNGGEEDAGAYARYQNRALAEGKEQGEVVEEDEEEEEAEREGDEDVEDEFSEDNEEQEEEEEDEEEEVEVGRAGATMGGERAEEEEEEEEEEEGMYEEEEEVEDGDDEEDEGEEDEEEDEEEPRRQHENHYKPAGQSKLLLIQKDDNNNHSCTIGGGNAPGEDYENYDELVAKSLLNLGKIAEDAAYQALTESEMNSNSSNSGGEDEDDEEYDAGGRGGRKGELSVDLDSDVVRETVDSLKLLAQGHGAMLPEDGYPDGGMLGDAGHHANGRPGVGVRVQADESEEEVCLSSLECLRNQCFDLARKLSETQACDRPALHALHHQLQLPADHQVVHHLNRYDSCQQSAQEEHRSLERSYSDMVNLMKLEEQLSPGSRGYPTSCSQEGDEDTTSVASDRSDETFDMAKGNLSLLEKAIALESERAKVMRDRIASEHSLPRRDHHHHHHHRGHGEHSSRLSCAGEERKSRMHHDGLKRAFYPKDSSRGDKKESKCPTPGCDGTGHVTGLYPHHRSLSGCPHKDRVPPEILAMYENVLKCPTPGCSGRGHVNSNRNSHRSLSGCPIAAADKMSKVHEKSIPTESGSKTNQTSDRVLRPMCFVKQLEIPQYGYKNNVPTSTPRSNLAKELEKYSKTSYDYGGYDGQHGGGYGKRGLATKLPHGRDTSPKGYDAKRYCKTSSPASSTTSSYAPSSSSSLSCGGGGAGGGGGGGGGGSSASSTCSKSSFDYTHDMEAAHMAATAILNLSTRCRELPHALGGKPQDLLTQISAVHLSPVGDLEDGGPLDVGGQPGGPEGSGTVLTPLQPMSPQRQALLSSRCYQLSEADCWDLPVDYTKIKRLGGEEEHKESAYFSSLHQADQLDPFQELLEEQRYPAEAPVHSPKHHKYPACKEGKKELLTLSSCQLADKNIRGIMTTNSQDLRCPVPGCDGQGHVTGKYASHRSASGCPLAAKRQKDNYVNGSQFVWKSGKTDGMSCPTPGCDGSGHVSGSFLTHRSLSGCPRATSAMKKARMSGVEMLTIKQRASKGIENDEEIKQLDEEIKDLNESNTQVESDMIKLRTQITTMETNLKSIEEENKVIEQQNDSLLHELANLSQSLINSLANIQLPHMEPMNEQNFDTYVSTLTDMYTHQDQYQSPENKALLENIKQAVQGIQV
- the myt1la gene encoding myelin transcription factor 1-like, a isoform X12 — its product is MEVNAARKRHRTRSKGVRAAVEAATQELFSCPTPGCDGGGHVSGKYARHRSVYGCPLAKKRKALEKQPLEPAAKRRPFLTPCNGGEEDAGAYARYQNRALAEGKEQGEVVEEDEEEEEAEREGDEDVEDEFSEDNEEQEEEEEDEEEEVEVGRAGATMGGERAEEEEEEEEEEEGMYEEEEEVEDGDDEEDEGEEDEEEDEEEPRRQHENHYKPAGQSKLLLIQKDDNNNHSCTIGGGNAPGEDYENYDELVAKSLLNLGKIAEDAAYQALTESEMNSNSSNSGGEDEDDEEYDAGGRGGRKGELSVDLDSDVVRETVDSLKLLAQGHGAMLPEDGYPDGGMLGDAGHHANGRPGVGVRVQADESEEEVCLSSLECLRNQCFDLARKLSETQACDRPALHALHHQLQLPADHQVVHHLNRYDSCQQSAQEEHRSLERSYSDMVNLMKLEEQLSPGSRGYPTSCSQEGDEDTTSVASDRSDETFDMAKGNLSLLEKAIALESERAKVMRDRIASEHSLPRRDHHHHHHHRGHGEHSSRLSCAGEERKSRMHHDGLKRAFYPKDSSRGDKKESKCPTPGCDGTGHVTGLYPHHRSLSGCPHKDRVPPEILAMYENVLKCPTPGCSGRGHVNSNRNSHRSLSGCPIAAADKMSKVHEKSIPTESGSKTNQTSDRVLRPMCFVKQLEIPQYGYKNNVPTSTPRSNLAKELEKYSKTSYDYGGYDGQHGGGYGKRGLATKLPHGRDTSPKGYDAKRYCKTSSPASSTTSSYAPSSSSSLSCGGGGAGGGGGGGGGGSSASSTCSKSSFDYTHDMEAAHMAATAILNLSTRCRELPHALGGKPQDLLTQISAVHLSPVGDLEDGGPLDVGGQPGGPEGSGTVLTPLQPMSPQRQALLSSRCYQLSEADCWDLPVDYTKIKRLGGEEEHKESAYFSSLHQADQLDPFQELLEEQRYPAEAPVHSPKHHKYPACKEGKKELLTLSSCQLADKNIRGIMTTNSQDLRCPVPGCDGQGHVTGKYASHRSASGCPLAAKRQKDNYVNGSQFVWKSGKTDGMSCPTPGCDGSGHVSGSFLTHRSLSGCPRATSAMKKARMSGVEMLTIKQRASKGIENDEEIKQLDEEIKDLNESNTQVESDMIKLRTQQITTMETNLKSIEEENKVIEQQNDSLLHELANLSQSLINSLANIQLPHMEPMNEQNFDTYVSTLTDMYTHQDQYQSPENKALLENIKQAVQGIQV